The Campylobacter concisus DNA window AAGACGCAGTTTTCGCTTAGCAGCTCAAGCACTTTTTGGCTGTAAAAGATATCAGCGTCAAGAACGAGCTTTTTGCCCTTTAAAATTTGCACCTCAAGCTCTTCTACGCCCCTTTTGCCAAGCCCCATACCAAGGGCTCCAGCGTTCATTTTTTCGCTTATCTTGCTAGCTTGCATGATATGCGTTGGTAAATTTAAACCTTGCTCGCCTATCACGCTAACTAGCCCAGCTCCAAAGGCAAATGCCGCCTTTGCGCAAAGTTTGCTAGCTCCTATGTGCTCGCCAGATATGATAAAAGCGTGGCCAAAATCGCCTTTATTTACGCACTGATTTTTTCTATTTGGAAGTATGAGGTCGCATTTTTCAAGCAAGTGATAGTCGCTTTCGCACTCGTAGTTTTGAGCGCTTATGCCAAGAGTAGCGACCTTTATCTTGCCCACGTAGTCCTTTGCCGCGTCACTATAAAGAGCTAGCTTTCTAGCTCCCATCGTTATAGTAGCGTCTGCTTTTACGCAAGTGCCAAGCACCTTGCCCTCGCTACTTAGCCCGCTTGGCACGTCGCAAGCGATGATATAGGCAGTGCTAGCGTTTATTTTTGAGATAAGCTCTATGTGTTTTTCGTCTAAATTTCTATTTAGCCCTGAGCCAAAGAGCCCGTCTATAACGCATTGTGCGCTATTTAAGCTATTTTCTACGTCTTTGCTCTCTCGCACGCCAGCAAATTTAGCCCTTTCAAGCTGTTTGCTCGCAAGTGGCTTTAAATTTTTACTAGCTAGGATAA harbors:
- a CDS encoding bifunctional ADP-dependent (S)-NAD(P)H-hydrate dehydratase/NAD(P)H-hydrate epimerase, with product MKNLYLDTRVLDERAGEKFDLSEELLMENAAAGIANFIRMKFKKGERVLGICGGGNNGADVLCALRMLEGEYECEFILASKNLKPLASKQLERAKFAGVRESKDVENSLNSAQCVIDGLFGSGLNRNLDEKHIELISKINASTAYIIACDVPSGLSSEGKVLGTCVKADATITMGARKLALYSDAAKDYVGKIKVATLGISAQNYECESDYHLLEKCDLILPNRKNQCVNKGDFGHAFIISGEHIGASKLCAKAAFAFGAGLVSVIGEQGLNLPTHIMQASKISEKMNAGALGMGLGKRGVEELEVQILKGKKLVLDADIFYSQKVLELLSENCVLTPHPKEFCSLLKICKIADIDVQTLQENRYAYARAWSEKFKAVLVLKGANTIIAKDGQIYVMPYGKNTLAKGGSGDVLSGLVLALLAQGYEPLDAAISATLAHALSLRNFDKNSYALEPTDIIKGVKCLQKR